One window of Phycisphaeraceae bacterium genomic DNA carries:
- the ispG gene encoding flavodoxin-dependent (E)-4-hydroxy-3-methylbut-2-enyl-diphosphate synthase, with translation MQTPRPTRPIYVGDERVGVIQIGGGLDTAHTDGAVQQLPSAPLPAIAPANLASEFIRAPVSVQTMTAGYTHDIDKCVAEINKLTTAGAEIVRVAVPERKDTEALREIINQTQVPIVADVHFHFKRALEAIEAGVHKIRLNPGNISDRAQVQAVIDACKERSIPIRVGVNEGSIIERKDKQKRAKELGAFFSDRKHGYLLAIMIAKLEEYLDIFYERDFYDICISAKSMDAAITIDAYTEISKRFDHPLHLGVTHAGPKETGCIRSVVALGSLLTNGIGDTVRISYASDPVYEVQDALEMLYCLGLRERKGAELIACPTCGRIQVDLFTLVQEVNNKLASDIYLPIKVAVMGCVVNGPGEAEGADVAVFAGDRRGIIYVQGERVANVPESEILDRLLDECKAFQARVERGEVKLGEKVVDIVPPDPIGELGSGWEKIARERTQSSPVSLTIGNKAN, from the coding sequence ATGCAGACACCACGACCAACTAGACCCATCTACGTCGGTGACGAGCGCGTCGGCGTTATCCAGATCGGTGGCGGTCTTGATACAGCACACACAGACGGTGCGGTCCAGCAGCTCCCGTCTGCGCCATTGCCTGCAATCGCGCCGGCAAACTTGGCATCCGAGTTCATCCGTGCGCCGGTGTCTGTACAGACCATGACCGCGGGGTACACGCACGACATCGACAAGTGCGTGGCTGAGATCAACAAGCTGACCACCGCGGGCGCAGAGATCGTCCGCGTTGCGGTGCCCGAACGCAAGGACACCGAGGCGCTGCGCGAGATCATCAACCAGACACAGGTCCCGATCGTCGCGGATGTCCACTTCCACTTCAAGCGAGCGCTCGAAGCAATCGAAGCGGGTGTCCACAAGATCAGACTCAATCCCGGCAACATCTCCGACCGTGCGCAGGTGCAAGCGGTGATCGACGCGTGCAAGGAACGAAGCATCCCGATCCGCGTCGGTGTCAACGAAGGCTCCATCATCGAGCGCAAGGACAAACAGAAGCGCGCAAAGGAACTCGGCGCGTTCTTCTCCGACCGTAAGCACGGGTATCTGCTCGCGATCATGATCGCAAAGCTCGAGGAGTATCTCGACATTTTCTACGAGCGGGATTTTTACGACATCTGCATCAGCGCCAAGAGCATGGATGCTGCGATCACCATCGACGCGTACACGGAGATCAGCAAGCGCTTCGATCATCCGCTGCATCTCGGCGTCACGCACGCAGGCCCCAAGGAGACTGGTTGCATCCGTTCCGTCGTTGCGCTCGGATCGCTGCTCACAAACGGGATCGGCGACACCGTTCGCATCAGCTACGCGAGCGATCCGGTCTACGAGGTGCAGGACGCGCTGGAGATGCTGTACTGTCTCGGACTGCGCGAGCGCAAGGGCGCAGAGCTCATCGCGTGCCCGACGTGCGGGCGCATCCAGGTCGATCTGTTCACGCTCGTGCAGGAAGTGAACAACAAACTCGCGTCCGACATCTACCTGCCCATCAAGGTCGCGGTGATGGGATGTGTTGTGAACGGACCGGGCGAAGCCGAGGGCGCGGATGTCGCGGTGTTCGCTGGCGATCGTCGCGGGATCATCTACGTGCAGGGCGAGCGCGTCGCGAACGTGCCAGAGAGTGAAATCCTAGATCGATTGCTCGACGAGTGCAAAGCGTTCCAGGCGCGCGTCGAGCGTGGCGAGGTCAAGCTCGGTGAGAAGGTCGTCGATATTGTGCCACCCGACCCTATCGGCGAGCTCGGCTCCGGCTGGGAGAAGATCGCACGCGAGCGCACACAAAGCTCACCCGTGTCGCTCACCATTGGCAACAAAGCAAACTAA
- a CDS encoding Gfo/Idh/MocA family oxidoreductase — protein MQDVNGADPGKSSIGVGIIGMGFMGWTHARAYLAANAAGFGCNLVHLCDSSPIDKAKITEKSGNLDGGGLSQIELLKDTRTTSSINDVLENADIDLVSICTHTESHVDLAIRALQAGKHVLVEKPIALSHAQAMCLADVAAKVDRVCVPAMCMRFWPAWSWLKHQIDENTFGTVRSAVFRRLGTLPTWAQDFYTNNARTGGALFDLHIHDVDFVTWCFGKPLRVTSTGSLSHISTLFHFESGPSHVVAEGGWDHTPGFPFQMRYTVVFEHATADFDINRTDQLLLYRDGTSEPVKMEPGTGYDGEVRHVLSLIQHQRAGASIEQRATVKEAASVIHMLETMRSQLG, from the coding sequence ATGCAGGATGTTAATGGTGCAGACCCCGGAAAATCATCGATCGGTGTCGGGATCATCGGCATGGGGTTCATGGGCTGGACGCACGCCCGTGCATACCTTGCTGCAAACGCAGCTGGATTTGGATGCAACCTTGTGCATCTGTGTGACTCCTCGCCGATCGATAAGGCAAAGATCACGGAGAAATCTGGCAATCTTGACGGTGGCGGGCTCTCGCAGATTGAACTGCTGAAAGACACGCGAACGACATCCAGCATCAATGACGTGCTGGAGAACGCAGATATTGATCTTGTCAGCATCTGCACCCACACGGAATCGCATGTTGATCTTGCCATTCGCGCATTGCAGGCGGGCAAGCACGTGCTCGTGGAGAAACCGATTGCGCTGTCACACGCCCAGGCGATGTGCCTCGCGGATGTTGCAGCGAAAGTTGACCGTGTGTGTGTGCCCGCGATGTGTATGCGATTCTGGCCAGCGTGGTCGTGGCTCAAACATCAGATTGATGAAAACACCTTTGGCACTGTCCGCAGTGCAGTATTTCGTCGGCTCGGCACACTCCCAACATGGGCACAGGATTTCTACACGAACAACGCGCGCACAGGCGGCGCACTCTTCGATCTACACATCCACGATGTGGACTTTGTTACATGGTGCTTCGGTAAGCCATTGCGCGTGACAAGCACCGGCTCGCTCTCGCACATCTCCACGCTGTTTCACTTTGAGAGTGGCCCATCGCACGTTGTTGCAGAGGGCGGATGGGACCACACGCCCGGGTTCCCGTTCCAGATGCGATACACCGTTGTCTTCGAACACGCGACAGCGGACTTTGATATCAACCGCACAGATCAGTTATTACTCTACCGCGACGGGACATCAGAACCTGTGAAGATGGAACCGGGCACGGGATACGACGGCGAGGTCAGACACGTGCTGTCGTTGATCCAGCACCAGCGTGCTGGCGCATCAATCGAGCAGCGAGCGACTGTGAAGGAAGCAGCGAGCGTCATCCACATGCTGGAAACCATGCGATCACAGCTGGGATAG
- a CDS encoding EVE domain-containing protein, which translates to MATWLIKTEPDCYHWDDMKRDKRTAWTDVTNAAAQKHMRSIKKGDITYFYHTGDEKAIVGICEVVKGAYPDPDHPGLTANGDPKRVLFDIKPLKEPKNLVTLKDVKNSGLLDDFLLVRQSRLSVVPVDPKHDKVLKKMMGM; encoded by the coding sequence ATGGCAACATGGCTGATCAAGACCGAACCGGACTGCTACCACTGGGATGATATGAAGCGTGACAAGCGCACCGCGTGGACCGACGTGACAAACGCTGCTGCCCAGAAACACATGCGATCGATCAAGAAGGGTGACATCACCTACTTCTACCACACGGGTGATGAGAAGGCGATCGTCGGCATCTGCGAGGTCGTCAAGGGCGCATATCCGGACCCGGACCATCCCGGCCTGACCGCCAACGGCGATCCCAAGCGAGTGCTGTTCGATATCAAGCCACTCAAAGAGCCAAAGAATCTCGTCACACTCAAGGACGTGAAGAACTCCGGGCTGCTCGATGATTTCCTGTTAGTGCGTCAGTCAAGGCTCAGCGTCGTGCCGGTCGACCCCAAGCACGACAAGGTGCTGAAAAAGATGATGGGCATGTGA
- a CDS encoding SDR family NAD(P)-dependent oxidoreductase, which yields MRSANVDRFEGKHVVVTGGTGALGRDVVQQLLDEGAVCHVPEMSSSVQDVLWQDHERVRISHGVDLIDEENVAKFYSSIPASPGLWASIHVAGGFAMSPLTGVSKSDFVSMMQMNVLTCMLCCKHAAIAMKKKGHGGRLVNVGARPGLFPELGAGMVAYTTSKAAVCAFTQAFGAEVASDSILVNAVIPSIMDTPANRNAMPDADHAAWPNTHDVAQTMVFLASPENTVTRSALVPVYGKS from the coding sequence ATGCGCAGCGCAAACGTAGATCGGTTTGAAGGAAAACACGTCGTTGTCACTGGCGGGACGGGAGCGCTCGGGCGAGATGTTGTCCAGCAACTGCTCGATGAGGGGGCAGTCTGCCATGTGCCGGAGATGTCCTCTTCAGTACAGGATGTTCTCTGGCAGGATCACGAGCGTGTGCGCATCTCACATGGTGTCGATCTGATAGACGAAGAGAATGTTGCGAAGTTCTATTCTTCGATCCCGGCATCCCCCGGGTTGTGGGCATCGATCCATGTCGCAGGCGGTTTTGCGATGTCGCCACTGACTGGTGTTTCTAAATCCGACTTTGTCTCGATGATGCAGATGAACGTGCTGACATGCATGCTCTGCTGCAAGCACGCTGCGATCGCGATGAAGAAAAAGGGACATGGTGGGAGACTTGTGAATGTCGGCGCACGGCCGGGGCTCTTTCCGGAACTCGGCGCAGGGATGGTCGCTTACACAACGAGCAAGGCTGCTGTGTGCGCATTCACGCAGGCCTTTGGTGCTGAAGTTGCAAGTGACAGCATCCTTGTCAACGCAGTAATCCCGTCGATCATGGACACGCCAGCGAACCGGAATGCGATGCCCGATGCGGATCACGCCGCGTGGCCGAACACGCATGATGTCGCGCAGACGATGGTCTTTCTCGCATCCCCCGAGAACACAGTCACACGTTCTGCGCTGGTTCCGGTCTATGGGAAGTCGTGA
- a CDS encoding sigma-70 family RNA polymerase sigma factor encodes MPLVRTTAERIRSRLPAIVEVDDLSSSGMFGLMCAIDSYDMNQGAKFETFCAKRVRGAIFDNIRALDPASRLARRRESQVAKIRESFRKEHGRDIAEDELREQIDAVPEETDRIVRDSRVPVQSSLSAERAGPSGETVSIIDSIEGRREEGVSRIMQRTDLQDWVTKGLTPAERLVVLLYYYENMTMREIGIVLGRSESRVSQMHSLILQRLKARLRGADHEFEIAS; translated from the coding sequence ATGCCCCTTGTGAGAACGACAGCAGAGCGAATCCGCTCGCGTCTTCCAGCGATTGTGGAGGTTGATGATCTTTCATCAAGCGGCATGTTCGGGCTGATGTGCGCAATCGATTCATATGACATGAATCAGGGAGCGAAGTTTGAAACCTTCTGCGCGAAGCGTGTCCGCGGAGCGATCTTCGACAACATTCGAGCGCTTGACCCTGCTTCAAGACTCGCTCGCAGGCGCGAGTCGCAGGTCGCCAAGATTCGAGAGTCGTTTCGAAAAGAGCACGGTCGCGATATCGCCGAGGATGAACTTCGTGAACAAATTGATGCGGTCCCTGAGGAAACAGATCGCATTGTGAGAGATTCTCGGGTTCCTGTGCAGTCGAGTCTGTCGGCAGAGCGTGCTGGCCCATCCGGTGAAACAGTGTCAATCATCGATTCGATCGAGGGTCGACGCGAGGAGGGGGTATCACGGATTATGCAGCGCACGGATCTGCAGGATTGGGTTACGAAGGGTCTGACTCCCGCAGAGCGTTTGGTTGTGCTGCTGTACTACTACGAGAACATGACAATGCGGGAAATCGGTATTGTGCTCGGTCGTTCAGAGTCACGCGTCAGCCAGATGCATTCGCTCATTCTCCAGCGTCTAAAGGCCCGTTTGCGTGGTGCAGACCACGAGTTTGAAATCGCGAGCTGA
- a CDS encoding bifunctional folylpolyglutamate synthase/dihydrofolate synthase, with product MNSIPNHYPNSCAEPSNGALMHTQIRNSFDPYQYLNQLPNFERTVPQRISPATFKLERMRTLLSSLGNPQNTLTLIHVAGSKGKGSICEMTASALQGCGYTVGVFTSPHLVSPRERIRINDAMIDESSFADVLARVARATEKHRLTRENTTYFEVMTAAGFLYFAEQAVDIAVIEVGLGGTLDSTNVIQPAVCIIGALYLEHAAILGSTLEAIACEKAGVIKPKVPVVTLDHPPSVMEVIRKKAEAADAPLHVLRDTIPFSWRVSANANGQPQTVINLACPTISLEHIPVPLAGDHQAVNCALALTAISLLKGNDFSFSEPALVEGLSRTMHQGRMELICQKPRVLIDGAHNPESIECLVKTLALHHTYDSLHVVFGCASDKDIRGMLAHVATVADKVVFTQADSSRAVDPNLLLQHWNELTDRPAQVAATVPDALRDAASVCTPDDLICVTGSFHLVGQAKEHVCSRLSAAQAGPQ from the coding sequence TTGAACTCCATACCCAACCATTATCCAAACTCATGTGCTGAGCCATCGAACGGCGCTCTTATGCACACACAGATTCGCAACTCATTTGACCCTTACCAATATCTGAATCAGCTTCCAAACTTCGAGCGCACAGTCCCGCAACGGATTTCTCCAGCCACCTTCAAACTGGAACGGATGCGCACACTCCTCAGTAGTCTTGGGAACCCTCAGAACACATTGACACTGATTCATGTCGCAGGCAGCAAAGGCAAGGGCAGTATTTGCGAAATGACCGCAAGCGCCCTTCAGGGATGCGGATACACCGTTGGCGTTTTTACGAGTCCTCATCTCGTTTCTCCACGGGAGCGCATCCGCATCAATGATGCGATGATCGATGAGAGCAGTTTCGCAGATGTTCTTGCCCGCGTGGCTCGCGCGACAGAGAAACATCGGTTGACACGTGAAAACACAACGTACTTTGAAGTCATGACTGCGGCAGGGTTTCTCTACTTCGCTGAACAGGCGGTCGATATTGCCGTTATTGAAGTGGGGCTTGGTGGCACACTTGATTCAACCAATGTGATTCAGCCTGCTGTGTGTATCATCGGCGCTCTGTACCTCGAGCACGCAGCCATACTCGGCTCGACGCTTGAAGCAATCGCTTGCGAAAAAGCCGGAGTTATCAAGCCAAAGGTGCCTGTTGTCACGCTCGATCATCCGCCGTCGGTGATGGAGGTCATCCGCAAGAAGGCTGAAGCAGCAGATGCTCCATTGCACGTCCTGAGAGACACAATCCCGTTCTCATGGCGCGTATCTGCCAATGCTAATGGTCAACCACAGACTGTCATTAACCTGGCATGTCCGACAATCTCGCTTGAACATATTCCCGTCCCTCTGGCTGGTGACCATCAGGCAGTCAACTGCGCACTTGCCTTGACTGCAATCTCATTGCTCAAAGGAAACGACTTCTCGTTCTCTGAGCCGGCTCTGGTTGAGGGGTTGTCGCGAACCATGCATCAGGGACGCATGGAACTTATCTGCCAAAAACCGCGTGTGTTGATTGATGGTGCGCACAATCCAGAATCGATCGAATGCCTTGTCAAGACACTTGCGTTGCATCACACCTATGACTCGTTGCACGTTGTCTTCGGGTGTGCAAGCGACAAGGACATTCGCGGCATGCTGGCGCACGTCGCAACTGTCGCCGACAAGGTTGTCTTCACCCAAGCAGACTCTTCGCGCGCTGTCGATCCGAACCTGCTTTTGCAGCACTGGAACGAGTTGACAGACCGCCCTGCTCAAGTCGCTGCGACAGTCCCTGACGCTCTCAGAGATGCCGCATCTGTATGCACACCGGATGACCTTATCTGCGTAACAGGCTCGTTCCATCTTGTCGGTCAGGCGAAGGAACACGTCTGCTCACGTCTTTCTGCCGCGCAGGCCGGCCCTCAATAA
- the truA gene encoding tRNA pseudouridine(38-40) synthase TruA, producing MPRYALFLAYEGTAFHGWQKQEVDATSVLARRADPTLIAAKPGCVALRTVQAVVEKAVRQAVRDQVTLVGASRTDSGVHARGQVASFSSEHDGRGRGWPIERGLAPLVRAINAQLPEDVLVQAARVVPDEFHPIGGATRKEYSFVFHDSRDRPLWDRHRVTQVWHPLDTTLMHQAAQYLIGEHDFVSMCAADHGRQSTVRTVYRCDVKRIAPDRIKMQIEGNGFLYNMVRIIAGTLAEVGRHRYPPEHVRSIIEARDRTKAGVTLDPSGLTLEWIEYTHPERGLFLRSDETCNTSLPIEMPRLTLRAPVESDADALAPMWQDPAVTKYIGDGSVRPIERVRESTFKRIAQLKQTGATLFTVERKDESGNPEIIGDCGVCPVNWEGPEIELGYRFKQSAWGNGYATEAARAALDYAFTTTSLDRILGLTHPENTASMQVLTKVGMTSHGLTERFYGTTLRWFSITHRQWTDMRTKEVSA from the coding sequence ATGCCACGCTACGCACTCTTTCTTGCCTATGAAGGCACCGCATTTCACGGATGGCAGAAGCAGGAAGTGGATGCAACCAGCGTGCTCGCGCGTCGTGCTGATCCAACACTTATAGCAGCAAAGCCGGGTTGCGTGGCACTGCGCACAGTCCAGGCAGTTGTTGAAAAGGCTGTCAGACAGGCTGTTCGTGATCAGGTGACACTTGTTGGTGCAAGCCGTACCGATTCCGGCGTACATGCACGGGGGCAGGTCGCTTCGTTTTCATCTGAGCACGATGGCAGGGGTCGGGGCTGGCCGATCGAACGAGGATTGGCGCCACTTGTTCGTGCAATCAACGCGCAGCTGCCGGAAGATGTGCTTGTTCAAGCTGCACGTGTGGTGCCGGATGAGTTTCACCCGATTGGCGGCGCAACACGCAAGGAGTACTCGTTTGTGTTTCACGATTCGCGGGACCGGCCGCTCTGGGATCGTCATCGCGTCACGCAGGTCTGGCATCCTCTCGATACAACACTGATGCATCAGGCCGCACAATACTTGATTGGAGAACATGACTTTGTGAGTATGTGCGCAGCAGATCACGGGAGACAATCGACCGTCCGCACAGTGTACCGGTGTGATGTGAAACGCATCGCCCCTGATCGCATCAAGATGCAAATCGAAGGGAATGGGTTTCTGTACAACATGGTGCGCATTATTGCTGGCACGCTCGCAGAAGTCGGAAGACATCGATATCCTCCTGAGCATGTACGCAGCATCATTGAAGCGCGTGATCGAACCAAGGCTGGGGTAACACTTGATCCGTCCGGGCTCACGCTCGAATGGATTGAGTACACACATCCTGAGCGAGGGCTTTTCCTTCGGTCTGACGAAACATGCAACACGAGTCTTCCGATTGAAATGCCTCGGCTGACCCTGCGGGCACCCGTCGAATCAGACGCTGACGCCTTGGCACCAATGTGGCAGGATCCTGCGGTGACCAAGTACATTGGCGATGGCTCTGTGCGCCCAATCGAGCGTGTCCGAGAGAGCACGTTCAAACGAATCGCTCAGTTAAAACAGACTGGTGCAACACTATTCACTGTTGAACGCAAGGACGAATCCGGCAATCCGGAGATCATCGGCGACTGCGGCGTGTGCCCCGTCAACTGGGAGGGGCCAGAGATCGAACTCGGGTACCGCTTCAAACAATCTGCGTGGGGGAACGGATATGCGACAGAAGCTGCGCGCGCTGCGCTTGATTACGCCTTCACAACAACGTCGCTCGACCGCATTCTCGGCTTGACGCATCCAGAGAATACTGCATCGATGCAAGTGTTGACCAAAGTTGGCATGACATCGCACGGGCTCACCGAGCGGTTTTACGGCACAACACTCCGATGGTTTTCGATAACACACAGACAATGGACTGACATGCGCACAAAGGAAGTAAGCGCATGA
- a CDS encoding glycosyltransferase family 4 protein, translated as MRILHISTRLILGGSQENTVLSCEGQANLGHNVHLAFGPIFGPEGSLRDRVAQFRTQDNRAMTMHEIPSMVREISPVQDISCYFELRELIRTIEPDIVHTHSSKAGILGRLAAWSIAKHRPASKPLGVVHTIHGPPFHKYQRRFTHSFYVHSERYAANRCHSIISVADAMTDQYLAEHVGASSQYVTVRSGMETDRFLRADSPEVRSNSRRSLGLDADDFVIGTVARLAELKGHDDLLNALADDLRTNPTWKLLWIGDGWWRNRLTQRIHALGLSKQVVMTGLVPGDRVPNMIAAMDVLAHPSYREGLPRTVPQALLAGVCPVAYDVDGTGEACQHEHTGLLVAPGDVQSLRDAIVRLYCYPDLRAQLARTGQAWCRDQFGAQTMVDKLEHVYTRALHIAQYQG; from the coding sequence ATGAGAATCCTGCACATCTCGACACGATTGATTCTTGGAGGATCGCAGGAGAACACTGTGCTCTCGTGCGAGGGACAGGCGAATCTCGGGCACAATGTGCATCTTGCATTCGGCCCCATCTTCGGACCTGAGGGATCATTGCGTGATCGTGTCGCGCAGTTTCGTACGCAGGACAATCGAGCAATGACCATGCACGAAATCCCGAGCATGGTTCGCGAGATCAGCCCTGTGCAGGACATCTCGTGTTACTTTGAGCTTCGCGAACTCATTCGAACAATTGAGCCCGATATTGTGCATACGCATTCGTCAAAGGCTGGCATCCTCGGAAGGCTTGCTGCGTGGAGTATTGCCAAACATCGTCCAGCGTCCAAGCCACTCGGTGTTGTTCACACGATCCATGGTCCACCGTTCCACAAGTACCAGCGTCGCTTTACGCATAGCTTCTATGTTCATAGTGAGCGTTATGCCGCAAACCGATGCCACAGTATTATCAGTGTTGCTGATGCAATGACAGACCAGTATCTCGCGGAGCATGTTGGCGCATCGAGCCAGTACGTCACTGTGCGTTCAGGCATGGAAACCGATCGGTTCCTTCGGGCGGACTCTCCGGAAGTGCGTTCAAACTCACGGCGTTCGCTCGGACTGGATGCGGATGACTTTGTCATCGGGACTGTCGCACGACTCGCTGAGCTCAAGGGGCATGATGATCTTCTCAATGCGCTTGCGGACGATCTAAGAACGAACCCGACATGGAAGCTTCTCTGGATCGGCGATGGATGGTGGCGGAATCGACTGACACAACGCATCCACGCACTCGGACTCAGTAAACAGGTTGTCATGACCGGTCTGGTTCCAGGCGATCGCGTGCCCAACATGATTGCTGCGATGGATGTTCTTGCTCATCCGAGTTATCGGGAAGGTCTGCCTCGCACGGTGCCTCAAGCGCTGCTTGCTGGCGTCTGTCCTGTTGCGTACGACGTTGACGGCACCGGCGAAGCCTGCCAGCACGAACATACAGGACTGCTCGTGGCGCCGGGCGATGTGCAATCACTGCGCGATGCGATCGTTCGACTGTATTGCTACCCTGACTTGCGGGCACAACTCGCAAGAACCGGGCAGGCGTGGTGCAGGGACCAGTTTGGAGCACAAACGATGGTCGACAAGCTGGAGCACGTGTACACGCGAGCGCTTCATATCGCACAATATCAGGGATGA
- the fsa gene encoding fructose-6-phosphate aldolase, with product MDLYIDTANIDEIREAHDLGVLDGVTTNPSLIAKEGVDYGTRLAEICKVVSGPVSAEVIATEAEKMIAEGKERAKIASNIVVKLPSTIDGLKACKALSDAGIRTNLTLCFQPLQALMVAKAGAFLVSPFIGRLDDIGEDGMDLIRAIRVIYDNYGLDTKILAASIRHTNHLLHCALAGADVATVPFGVIKKMMSHPLTDSGIKTFLADYAKAFGS from the coding sequence ATGGACCTGTACATTGACACTGCAAATATCGATGAAATCCGTGAAGCACACGATCTGGGTGTGCTTGATGGCGTCACAACAAACCCATCGCTGATTGCAAAGGAAGGCGTCGACTACGGCACGCGGCTGGCAGAGATCTGCAAGGTTGTCTCAGGCCCTGTTTCTGCCGAAGTCATTGCAACCGAAGCAGAGAAGATGATTGCCGAGGGCAAAGAACGCGCGAAGATCGCGTCGAACATTGTCGTCAAGCTCCCAAGCACAATTGACGGACTAAAAGCCTGCAAGGCACTCAGCGATGCTGGTATCCGCACAAACCTGACACTGTGCTTCCAGCCGCTGCAGGCGCTGATGGTTGCCAAGGCCGGCGCGTTCCTTGTCAGCCCGTTTATTGGCCGACTGGACGACATCGGCGAGGACGGCATGGATCTGATCCGCGCAATCCGAGTGATTTACGACAACTACGGATTAGACACCAAGATCCTGGCTGCATCAATCAGACACACCAATCACCTGCTGCATTGCGCTCTCGCGGGTGCGGACGTTGCCACAGTTCCTTTCGGCGTGATCAAAAAGATGATGAGCCATCCCCTGACGGACTCGGGGATCAAGACCTTCCTGGCTGACTATGCCAAGGCGTTTGGCAGCTAA
- a CDS encoding RidA family protein, which translates to MTISSISAETRATELGLDLHAPAAPVAAYVPANQSGNLVFISGQIPIRDGSVMMRGIVGDTVTLEQARECARQCAINGLAAVKAHAGSLDGIARVVRVGCFVACGPGFGDQPKVANAASELLIDVFGDAGRHARAAVGCSSLPLNVPVEIEFLFELKT; encoded by the coding sequence ATGACAATAAGCTCGATTTCGGCGGAAACCCGGGCAACCGAACTGGGACTCGATCTGCATGCTCCAGCAGCTCCTGTGGCGGCCTATGTACCTGCAAACCAGAGCGGAAATCTCGTCTTTATCAGCGGGCAGATACCCATTCGTGATGGTTCGGTCATGATGCGCGGCATTGTTGGTGACACGGTGACCCTGGAGCAGGCCCGAGAGTGTGCGAGGCAGTGTGCAATCAACGGGCTTGCCGCTGTGAAAGCCCATGCTGGATCGCTGGACGGGATTGCCCGCGTCGTACGGGTTGGTTGCTTCGTCGCGTGCGGGCCGGGGTTCGGCGATCAGCCAAAGGTTGCCAACGCAGCAAGCGAGCTTCTGATCGATGTCTTTGGCGATGCTGGCAGACACGCACGTGCAGCCGTCGGCTGCTCCAGTCTGCCATTGAATGTGCCGGTCGAGATCGAGTTTCTCTTTGAACTGAAAACGTGA